A region from the Pungitius pungitius chromosome 16, fPunPun2.1, whole genome shotgun sequence genome encodes:
- the LOC119215803 gene encoding olfactory receptor 1361-like, translating to MDSFNSALGKNITFVRPAYFIIQGFIGIPNIKYYYVFLCFVYIVSVLGNTVVMAVIYLDHNLRTPKYIAVFNLAFVDLMGSSALVPKLLDIFLFNHPYISYNDCLTFLFFCYTFLSMQVFNLVALSYDRLIAIMDPLHYHVKVTHRFMLSLIASFWVFAITAVLIAVGLLTRLSFCRSVVINSYFCDHGQMFRMACNDYTPSHVLAMFLVAFVVWIPLAFILLSYVCIGYALSKVATAQERCKAFRTCTAHLSLVAIYFIPILITYTQMEKIHPNARIINFSLTSIFPSMLNPIIYVLQTQEIKASVKKLLKVRFESKMKVKKVIIK from the coding sequence ATGGATTCTTTCAACTCAGCTCTtggaaaaaacatcacttttgtgCGTCCTGCATACTTCATAATACAGGGATTTATTGGCATTCCTAATATCAAGTATTACTATGTCTTCCTGtgttttgtttatattgtttcagTGCTTGGAAATACAGTTGTGATGGCAGTAATATACTTGGATCATAATCTGAGAACTCCTAAATATATTGCAGTTTTTAATTTAGCATTTGTGGACTTGATGGGTAGCTCTGCTCTGGTGCCGAAGCTTCTTGACATCTTTCTGTTTAACCATCCCTACATCTCCTACAACGACTGCTTGacgttcctttttttctgctacACCTTCCTTTCCATGCAGGTGTTTAATCTGGTTGCACTCTCCTATGACAGATTAATTGCCATCATGGACCCTCTGCACTATCATGTGAAGGTGACCCACAGGTTCATGCTGTCTTTGATTGCCTCTTTCTGGGTGTTTGCTATAACTGCTGTACTCATTGCAGTTGGTCTTCTTACCAGACTTTCCTTCTGCAGGTCTGTGGTTATTAACAGTTATTTCTGTGACCACGGCCAGATGTTCAGGATGGCCTGCAATGACTACACACCCAGCCATGTCCTTGCAATGTTCTTAGTAGCTTTTGTTGTATGGATTCCACTCGCATTCATCCTATTAAGTTATGTATGTATTGGTTATGCTTTGTCTAAAGTGGCCACAGCTCAGGAAAGATGCAAGGCCTTTAGAACCTGCACAGCTCATCTCTCACTAGTGGCAATCTATTTCATCCCAATATTGATCACATACACCCAGATGGAAAAAATTCATCCAAATGCCAGGATCATAAACTTTTCTCTGACATCGATTTTTCCTTCCATGCTAAACCCAATTATTTATGTTCTACAGACACAAGAAATCAAAGCATCAGtgaaaaaacttttaaaagtcAGATTTGAATccaaaatgaaagtgaaaaaagtTATCATCAAATGA
- the ubl3a gene encoding ubiquitin-like protein 3a, with protein MTGSSSSTPADMINLRLILVSGKTKEFLFSPNDSAADIAKHVYDNWPMDWEEEQVSSPNILRLIYQGRFLHGNVTLGALKLPLGKTTVMHLVARETLPEPNSQGQRNREKTGESNCCVIL; from the exons ATgacgggcagcagcagcagcactccgGCGGACATG ATAAACCTGCGGCTTATTTTAGTCAGCGGGAAGACGAAAGAATTCCTCTTCTCTCCGAACGACTCCGCGGCCGACATTGCCAAACACGTCTATGACAACTGGCCGATGG actGGGAGGAAGAGCAGGTCAGCAGTCCTAACATCCTGAGGCTGATCTACCAGGGCCGGTTTCTGCACGGCAACGTAACACTAGGAG CTCTCAAACTGCCCTTGGGGAAGACCACAGTGATGCATTTAGTTGCCAGAGAGACTTTGCCTGAGCCAAATTCCCAAG GTCAGAGGAATAGAGAGAAGACCGGGGAGAGTAACTGCTGTGTCATTCTGTGA